One Mesorhizobium sp. L-2-11 genomic region harbors:
- a CDS encoding type I secretion system permease/ATPase, producing the protein MSKGTSKGASPDGGVAGAIRACKAGLAGVAVFSFCENLLMLAAPLYMMQVYDRVLASRSLDTLLYLSLVLAFALLVLCVLDLARSRLLAAISTWLEHKLSPGLFERAVQSRLRGAKYGPEAMSDLATLRSFVSGPRMTTMFDLPWTAIFITAAFLLHPLLGYIGLGAVVLLLSLGLLGEFLTRSLIRSAAEGSMSSRRALEATARNTEVIEAMGMMSAVSRKWLDGNNKTLRLQSRILRHTTLLASTTKFVRLLVQSLGLGVAAWLVIEQQATGGMMIAASILLARAVAPIEQSIGAWKSIVTARAAIARLKAFDAEPAYRIGAMPLPLPRGNLSVEGLVYCAKPMTPPVLKGMSFALDAGESLAVVGPSGAGKSTLSRLLVGAVAPTQGVVRLDDADIFQWDRDQVSGFVGYLPQDVELFAGTVAQNISRLRDTDPETVVAAAKMANVHEMILRLPQGYETEIGEGGQYLSGGQRQRIALARALFGNPRLVVLDEPNSNLDSDGDTALAKGMAALKQAGCTVVVVTHRIALAQHVDKMLLMREGQVEAFGPRQQVIARLVGQPSPATVPRPPAGQVVVSLQQGM; encoded by the coding sequence ATGAGTAAAGGAACGAGCAAGGGAGCATCGCCGGACGGCGGCGTCGCCGGAGCCATCCGCGCCTGCAAGGCCGGCCTGGCCGGCGTCGCCGTCTTCAGCTTCTGCGAGAATCTCCTGATGCTCGCCGCGCCGCTTTACATGATGCAGGTCTACGACCGGGTGCTGGCAAGCCGCAGCCTCGATACGTTGCTCTATCTGAGCCTCGTGCTGGCATTCGCGCTGCTCGTTCTGTGCGTCCTCGACCTTGCCCGTAGCCGCCTGCTGGCGGCCATCTCCACCTGGCTCGAACACAAGCTGTCGCCGGGACTGTTCGAGCGGGCAGTGCAGAGCCGGTTGCGGGGCGCCAAATACGGGCCCGAGGCGATGAGCGACCTGGCGACGCTGCGCAGCTTCGTCTCCGGCCCGCGCATGACGACGATGTTCGACCTGCCCTGGACGGCCATCTTCATCACCGCCGCCTTCCTGCTGCATCCGCTGCTCGGCTATATCGGCCTCGGGGCGGTCGTCCTGCTGCTTTCGCTCGGCCTGCTCGGCGAGTTCCTCACGCGCAGCCTGATCCGGTCCGCCGCCGAAGGCAGCATGTCTTCCAGGCGTGCGCTCGAGGCCACCGCGCGCAATACGGAGGTGATCGAGGCCATGGGCATGATGTCGGCCGTCTCGCGGAAGTGGCTCGACGGCAACAACAAGACATTGCGGCTGCAGTCGAGGATACTGCGTCACACGACGCTTCTTGCCTCGACCACAAAATTCGTCCGCCTGCTGGTGCAGAGCCTCGGGCTGGGGGTGGCTGCCTGGCTGGTGATCGAGCAGCAGGCGACGGGCGGGATGATGATCGCCGCCTCCATCCTGCTGGCGAGGGCCGTGGCGCCCATCGAGCAGAGCATCGGCGCCTGGAAGAGCATCGTCACGGCCCGCGCGGCGATCGCGCGGCTGAAGGCGTTTGACGCCGAGCCGGCCTACCGCATCGGCGCCATGCCGCTGCCGCTGCCGCGAGGCAATCTGTCGGTCGAAGGCCTGGTGTATTGCGCAAAACCGATGACCCCGCCCGTCCTCAAGGGCATGAGCTTCGCGCTCGATGCCGGCGAATCGCTCGCCGTGGTGGGGCCGTCCGGAGCCGGAAAGTCGACCCTGTCGCGCCTGCTGGTCGGCGCCGTCGCGCCCACGCAGGGCGTCGTGCGCCTCGACGATGCGGACATCTTCCAGTGGGACAGGGACCAGGTGAGCGGCTTCGTCGGCTATCTGCCCCAGGACGTCGAGCTATTTGCAGGTACGGTTGCGCAGAACATCTCCCGGCTGCGCGACACGGACCCCGAGACAGTCGTCGCCGCCGCGAAGATGGCCAACGTCCACGAGATGATCCTGCGGCTGCCGCAGGGCTACGAGACCGAGATCGGCGAAGGCGGCCAGTATCTGTCGGGTGGCCAGCGCCAGCGCATCGCGCTCGCCAGAGCGCTGTTCGGCAATCCGCGGCTGGTGGTGCTCGATGAGCCGAACTCGAACCTCGACAGCGACGGCGACACCGCCCTGGCCAAAGGCATGGCCGCGCTCAAGCAGGCAGGGTGCACTGTGGTGGTGGTGACGCATCGGATCGCGCTGGCGCAGCATGTCGACAAGATGCTGCTGATGCGGGAGGGCCAGGTGGAGGCCTTCGGGCCCCGGCAGCAGGTGATCGCCCGGCTGGTCGGGCAGCCGTCGCCGGCCACGGTTCCACGCCCGCCGGCGGGCCAGGTGGTGGTTTCCCTGCAGCAGGGTATGTGA